CAGACGGGGCGCTCCGTCAAGTCGGCATTAGAACCCACCGCATCATAGGCGACATAGACGACCCCGAGACCAGGGCTAAGGTCATAGACTGGGTCCGCGCAGCCCAGGCGTATACGGTTATACAGAACGAGGTCTACGGGATGTATGGCGGCCACTCGATGGGTATGGAGACCGGCTACTTCCACCTCGTTCCGATAATAAAGACCTTCGGCGTCACGGTCCGTCAGATAGACCAGCTCTGGCTCGTCAAAAAGATGGAGGAAGTCGACGAAAGCGAGGTCGAGAAGGGGCTGAAGTGGTTTGAAGAGCTCCTCGGAGACCGTATAAAGTACGACGGGAAGATGCTCACGCGTGAAACCTTGAAGACCCAGATACGTCTGTACTTGGCTATGAGGATGGTTAACGAGGAGAAGGGCTTCGACTTCTGCGGCTTGAAGGGGCAGCGTGAGCTAACCGAATACGTCTGTCTAGGAGACGTGGCGGAGATGCTCATGAACGACCCATACGACTGGAACGGGTTCAAGGAGCCGACGGTCTGCGCGACAGAGGCGGATGCCCTCGCAGCGGTGACCATGCAGCTTCTGAAGTACATCAGCGGAGGCCTACCGGTGCTCTTCATGGACGTGAGGCTCTACCACCCTGACAAAGACATATGGGACTTCTGCAACTCCGGGAACCACGCGAGCTGGTACGCTTCGAGAAGCATGGACCCTAAGGAGAATTTCAAAAAAGTGACCTTCCACCCGGCGCTTGAGTATTACTTCAAAGCCGGCGGCGCATCTGTCGAGTTCGACGCAGCTCCAGGCGAGATAACCTTCGCGAGGCTGGGCCTATGGGATGACGAACTCTACATGGTGATAGTCTTAGGCGAAGCCGTCGAGCTACCGCCGGAGGAGCGTAAGGCCCTCAACGAGCAGACCAACCCGACTTGGCCCCACGTCCACGCCAGACTACACTGCAGCTTCGAAGAATTCACGAGAATTTTCCCGTGCAACCACATACTCGGCGTCGCAGGAAACTGGATACGTCCCCTCACATACCTATGCGAAATCGCCGGGATAACCCCGATAATCCTCGGACCAGAGGCGGAAAGAAGAATACCGCCGATCTGGGAGCGGATAACGAGAAAATAACCTGCTAGATCGATAAACATCCATTTTATTTTTTACGGCATTTCATCTTAGAATCTTTTCCATGACGTAATGCGTCCAGAACATCGGTAGCCTACTCTCTACCCAGCCTTCTCGCTTAAGCTTGGCTACATACTTGCTATTCTCCACCGTGACCCCGAGCCACCTGACACCTCTCATGGAGAATTTAGCCTCCAAAGTCTCTAATACCTTTAGGTACGCCTCCTCGTTTACGACATGGAGATATGTTACCTCTATCAGCTCGCTCGTCCATCTATTCTCCCTCGCCACCGCTACACCTATGAACCTATTTCCCTCCAGTGCTTCGAATATCTTATCTGGGTCCTTCTCATAGGCTTCGAAGAAGCTTCTGAGAAAATCTACAGCCTCGTCGTTTAGGATACACATTACCCGCTCAAGATTTTCGATATCTATCGTTCTTAGAAGAACCGTCGGGGACTCCACTCGTCTACAGATAAGCTCTTTAATAAGCCTGTAAACGACTTTTATGCATCTAAAACCAAGCTTCTCGTAGAAGCCTCTCGCAAAAGGCGTCCCCGTAACGACCTTATCGGCTTTCCCAGACACCTCGCTTTCAAAGGTTTTCATAAGTCTACTACCGACACCTCTACCTTGATAACTCGGATGAACGGCTATCCAGCTTATATGGGCGACCCGGTTCCTGAGCTCACCTATGAGGAAACCGATGACCTTCCCATTGTGAACAGCTACAAACTGATAGCCGGGATTTTCAACGATCCTCCTTAAAACACCGAGACCGAAAACAGAGGGTATCCTAGCCATCTCCAGAAAACTCTGGTTAGACACCCTCACTATAGCAGGTATGTCTTCTAAACAGGCCTTACGGATTTTAACAGTCATGCATTCACTAGAGAAAAAACAAGGTGAATATTTAAACTATAAGAACGCGAAATAACTGAGGAGTTAGAAGTCTTCTCATCTAGAGGGAGGAGAACACTCATGATCACCATACGAGGCGATATGCTCGAGGGCGGAGGTCAGATACTTCGTCTCTCCACAGCCTTAGCCACCCTGATAGGTGAACCCATAAGGATC
The DNA window shown above is from Candidatus Bathyarchaeota archaeon and carries:
- a CDS encoding GNAT family N-acetyltransferase, which encodes MTVKIRKACLEDIPAIVRVSNQSFLEMARIPSVFGLGVLRRIVENPGYQFVAVHNGKVIGFLIGELRNRVAHISWIAVHPSYQGRGVGSRLMKTFESEVSGKADKVVTGTPFARGFYEKLGFRCIKVVYRLIKELICRRVESPTVLLRTIDIENLERVMCILNDEAVDFLRSFFEAYEKDPDKIFEALEGNRFIGVAVARENRWTSELIEVTYLHVVNEEAYLKVLETLEAKFSMRGVRWLGVTVENSKYVAKLKREGWVESRLPMFWTHYVMEKILR
- a CDS encoding fucose isomerase; this translates as DGALRQVGIRTHRIIGDIDDPETRAKVIDWVRAAQAYTVIQNEVYGMYGGHSMGMETGYFHLVPIIKTFGVTVRQIDQLWLVKKMEEVDESEVEKGLKWFEELLGDRIKYDGKMLTRETLKTQIRLYLAMRMVNEEKGFDFCGLKGQRELTEYVCLGDVAEMLMNDPYDWNGFKEPTVCATEADALAAVTMQLLKYISGGLPVLFMDVRLYHPDKDIWDFCNSGNHASWYASRSMDPKENFKKVTFHPALEYYFKAGGASVEFDAAPGEITFARLGLWDDELYMVIVLGEAVELPPEERKALNEQTNPTWPHVHARLHCSFEEFTRIFPCNHILGVAGNWIRPLTYLCEIAGITPIILGPEAERRIPPIWERITRK